A window of Mesomycoplasma lagogenitalium contains these coding sequences:
- a CDS encoding ABC transporter ATP-binding protein has protein sequence MKLIFKSSFSTSIFLLLFKILISLLPFAIIILTGIAIDVLIKEKTISNIEPFYGFLIIIAIVCFTYILDLINNYFYYSLSNKMQILFAKNIANNLVKQYKESTFKGIKSYNSSEFFTNVFQNSNNYFTSIFDNFSNIISSSLILTISLITLAIDSWMALVILLVALILVLIPNIISFKKTEQYQLELQEKFAKLLEKTDNLLNGYSRLYYANKEHLLEKFLATYIYDFHKTNYLKNRLETVNSFFSSGILKAIEYGGTLVLGILILKGDYGISLSSLFIFRNILNEKFSNELTLVFSSFRVYLASKKLVNAFDLKLEKETKESIDLEFNTIEIKNLNYKTSEKIIFNNFNYKFEKGKKYLIIGHSGSGKSTLLKLILNELENYEGTIEIDQLNIKNIDYKQLKSNLCYLDSQNFVFDDNIKNNLSLWENDETKIDKILKFIEFDKELEKEIIDYNFDSYNQLSLGQKQRLAFARLLFYEKDFLLLDESFSNLNKKLSNNLLNKLIDSDKTIIYVSHHIDEQEQQLFDYVINLDKLNK, from the coding sequence ATGAAATTAATTTTTAAATCTAGTTTCAGCACAAGCATTTTTTTACTATTATTTAAAATTTTAATTTCATTATTGCCTTTTGCTATTATTATTTTAACTGGTATAGCAATTGATGTGCTAATTAAAGAAAAAACAATTAGTAATATTGAACCTTTTTACGGATTTTTAATAATTATTGCAATAGTTTGTTTTACATATATTTTAGATTTAATAAATAATTATTTTTATTATTCTTTAAGCAATAAAATGCAAATTCTTTTTGCTAAAAATATTGCTAATAATTTAGTAAAACAGTATAAAGAAAGTACATTTAAAGGAATAAAAAGTTATAATTCTTCAGAATTTTTTACAAATGTATTTCAAAATTCTAACAATTATTTTACTTCTATTTTTGATAATTTTAGTAATATTATCTCTTCTTCTTTAATTTTAACAATTTCATTAATAACTTTAGCAATTGATAGTTGAATGGCACTTGTAATTTTATTAGTTGCTTTGATTTTAGTTTTAATTCCTAATATAATTTCATTTAAAAAAACAGAGCAATATCAACTGGAATTACAGGAAAAATTTGCAAAATTATTAGAAAAAACTGATAATTTATTAAACGGTTATTCTAGACTTTATTACGCAAATAAAGAACATTTATTAGAAAAATTTTTAGCAACATATATTTATGATTTTCATAAAACAAATTATCTTAAAAATCGTTTAGAAACTGTTAATTCGTTTTTTTCATCAGGAATATTAAAGGCAATAGAATATGGCGGAACTTTGGTATTAGGGATTTTAATATTAAAAGGTGATTATGGAATATCTTTAAGTTCATTATTTATTTTTAGAAATATTTTAAATGAAAAATTTAGTAATGAACTTACTTTAGTATTTAGTTCTTTTAGAGTTTATTTAGCATCTAAAAAACTTGTAAATGCTTTTGATTTAAAATTAGAAAAAGAAACAAAAGAATCTATTGATTTAGAATTTAATACAATTGAAATAAAAAATTTAAATTATAAAACAAGCGAAAAAATTATTTTTAATAATTTCAATTACAAATTTGAAAAAGGCAAAAAATATTTAATAATAGGACATTCTGGCTCCGGAAAATCTACTTTATTAAAATTAATATTAAATGAACTAGAAAATTATGAAGGAACAATTGAAATTGATCAATTAAATATTAAAAATATTGATTATAAGCAGTTAAAAAGCAATTTATGTTATTTAGATTCGCAAAACTTTGTTTTTGACGATAATATCAAAAACAATTTAAGTTTATGAGAAAATGATGAAACAAAAATTGATAAAATTTTAAAATTTATTGAATTTGATAAGGAACTAGAAAAAGAAATTATTGATTATAATTTTGATAGTTATAATCAGTTATCGTTAGGGCAAAAACAACGACTAGCGTTTGCAAGATTATTATTTTATGAAAAAGATTTTCTTTTATTAGATGAATCTTTTTCTAATTTAAATAAAAAATTATCAAATAATTTACTAAATAAATTAATTGATAGTGATAAAACAATTATTTACGTTTCGCATCATATTGACGAACAGGAACAACAATTATTTGATTATGTAATTAATCTTGATAAATTAAATAAATAA
- a CDS encoding P68 family surface lipoprotein yields MKKERNKEIKRKILLSSLAFSAMCASIYSTISCNSTNENEIYDKAYQRAYQNILNSIKNGEITVNLIDKNKTKTDGPNTKKGDPDKNKTETDDPNTKKNDPDKNKLNGSGNVEEEKNNKNSIDTDTESKNINYTYSRFDQINDEKIKFASTFGSTSVLKTALDAVIEAWNNKQEVKDKKDGYLPIEITQLNGGYQELESQLNTKLPAKSKDDLYNLTLNYPNVVATLLKYNMHLDLAGETEAQKAVGVLEKAKEIFSDQFLASNYQIAGLQSTENGRDPKSSLWLIPFNKYSQAITVNMPVFAYIIKQATEHNGIKATIKTSDQEFFNKIKTQGTADEVSVEEIWGEYKAVNKENGGLAGFEFSKESFESYDGLFDLASRIKKAFPDADKAGKPINKKADYVLGIDTISNVLYKNALSDVDGDYSKFIFGLTDDKTSVNYNDVRKKGTEQNKIFEKNFNKIAKLLNEQALFIRTSADYSSSMLKAHKLAFAINSTAGYVHNFYRNNDKSYSWIFTSIDEKGKIIEKIVDAKYAYELIAPTAEDKNKGAIAYIKPVNREWKYTLFFGSEGKNNFKPEGKENSYDYKYNEEADEKTKLEVEKLTQGKSANTVVGYYSTDGGLKPDQMGQKFKSWIIPAGQQRGYDIYLIDAKWFKGDYDPNSLTESGFREYQANNTEKLQENELLSLKDAFISEKDDKQNIVLSQGPSLIPIHANEKEDLATINFVKWYISEKLDWQIGHKEYNQLTPLEVFAAHASFIVPTKDVLLQETPSWYNDFNKIAFESFKLASDPKTKAKYTIYEDPADSRSQTFKRSIDEAFGAYMNKTADGEAPETFDEFIRVLNITLGNSFKN; encoded by the coding sequence ATGAAAAAAGAAAGAAATAAGGAAATTAAAAGGAAAATTTTATTAAGTTCACTAGCATTTTCTGCTATGTGTGCATCGATTTACAGCACAATTTCATGTAATTCAACTAATGAAAATGAAATTTATGATAAAGCTTATCAAAGAGCTTATCAAAATATTTTAAATTCAATTAAAAATGGAGAAATTACTGTAAATCTTATAGATAAAAACAAAACAAAAACTGATGGTCCAAATACTAAAAAAGGCGATCCAGATAAAAACAAAACAGAAACCGATGATCCGAATACTAAAAAAAATGATCCTGATAAAAACAAATTAAATGGTTCTGGTAATGTAGAAGAGGAAAAAAATAATAAAAACAGCATTGACACCGATACAGAATCAAAAAATATAAATTATACTTATTCCAGATTTGACCAAATTAATGATGAAAAAATTAAATTTGCTTCTACTTTCGGTAGCACAAGTGTGCTAAAAACCGCACTTGATGCTGTAATTGAAGCATGAAACAACAAACAAGAAGTAAAAGATAAAAAAGATGGATATTTACCAATCGAAATAACTCAATTAAATGGCGGATACCAAGAATTAGAAAGTCAATTAAATACAAAATTACCTGCAAAATCAAAAGATGATTTATATAACTTAACATTAAATTATCCAAATGTAGTTGCAACATTATTAAAATACAATATGCATTTAGATTTAGCCGGTGAAACCGAGGCGCAAAAAGCAGTTGGAGTATTGGAAAAGGCTAAAGAAATATTTTCAGATCAATTTTTAGCTTCTAACTATCAAATTGCTGGTTTACAAAGCACAGAAAATGGAAGAGATCCAAAAAGTTCATTATGATTAATTCCTTTTAATAAATATTCACAAGCTATAACAGTTAATATGCCAGTTTTTGCTTATATTATCAAACAAGCTACTGAACATAATGGGATTAAAGCAACAATTAAAACTTCAGATCAAGAATTTTTCAACAAAATTAAAACACAAGGTACAGCTGATGAAGTTTCAGTAGAAGAAATTTGAGGAGAATATAAAGCTGTAAATAAAGAAAATGGCGGATTAGCTGGTTTTGAATTTTCAAAAGAATCATTTGAAAGTTATGATGGTCTATTTGATTTAGCTTCAAGAATTAAAAAAGCATTTCCAGATGCCGATAAAGCTGGAAAACCAATTAATAAAAAAGCTGATTATGTACTAGGTATTGATACAATTTCAAATGTTTTATATAAAAATGCATTATCTGATGTTGATGGAGACTATAGCAAATTTATTTTTGGACTAACTGATGATAAAACCTCAGTTAACTATAATGATGTTAGAAAAAAGGGAACAGAACAAAATAAAATCTTTGAGAAAAATTTTAATAAAATTGCTAAATTATTAAATGAACAAGCATTATTTATTAGAACATCAGCAGATTATTCATCCAGTATGTTAAAAGCACACAAACTTGCTTTTGCTATTAACTCAACAGCCGGGTATGTCCATAATTTCTATCGAAATAACGATAAGTCCTATAGCTGAATTTTTACATCAATTGATGAAAAAGGAAAAATAATTGAAAAAATAGTCGATGCAAAATATGCTTATGAATTGATAGCACCTACCGCCGAAGATAAAAATAAAGGGGCAATTGCTTATATTAAACCAGTAAACAGAGAATGAAAATATACATTATTTTTTGGATCTGAAGGTAAAAATAATTTTAAACCCGAAGGAAAAGAAAATAGTTACGATTATAAATATAATGAAGAAGCGGATGAAAAAACAAAATTAGAAGTTGAAAAATTAACACAAGGAAAAAGTGCAAATACAGTTGTTGGATATTATTCAACCGATGGTGGATTAAAACCTGATCAAATGGGTCAAAAATTTAAAAGTTGAATTATCCCAGCCGGACAACAACGTGGTTATGATATATATCTTATAGATGCTAAATGATTTAAAGGTGATTATGATCCAAATTCATTAACTGAAAGTGGATTTAGAGAATACCAAGCAAATAATACAGAAAAATTACAAGAAAATGAATTATTGTCACTTAAAGATGCGTTTATTTCTGAAAAAGATGATAAACAAAATATCGTTTTATCACAAGGTCCATCATTAATACCAATACATGCAAATGAAAAAGAAGATTTGGCTACAATAAACTTTGTTAAATGATATATTTCAGAAAAATTAGATTGACAAATCGGACATAAAGAATACAATCAACTAACTCCTTTAGAAGTTTTTGCAGCTCACGCAAGTTTTATTGTACCAACTAAAGATGTTTTATTACAAGAAACACCATCTTGATACAATGATTTTAACAAAATAGCATTTGAATCATTTAAATTGGCTTCAGATCCTAAAACAAAAGCAAAATACACCATCTATGAAGATCCGGCTGATTCAAGATCGCAAACATTTAAAAGATCAATCGATGAAGCATTTGGAGCATATATGAACAAAACTGCAGACGGAGAAGCACCTGAAACATTTGATGAATTTATAAGAGTATTAAATATTACATTAGGTAATAGTTTTAAAAATTAG
- a CDS encoding DNA cytosine methyltransferase → MKKYKIASFFAGVGGIDLGFQEIGEIVYANEYNLNSIKTYELNFPLKVDFKDIKEVDENKIPDFDIMLAGFPCQAFSIAGKRQGFEDEKGRGNLFFELERIFKNKKPEIIFLENVKNLFSHDKGNTFKTIIKHLEQENYYVKYQILNTMEYGNIPQNRERIYIVAFKNKNHYDNFTFPKKEQLKITINDIVDINERVNPKYFYTETNFKYYENLKSQIVKFNTVYQWRRQYVRENKSSVCPTLTANMGTGGHNVPLILTNYGIRKLTPKECFLFQGFDKNYKLANIADSHLYKQAGNSVSVSVIKKIASEIEKVIKMHS, encoded by the coding sequence TTGAAAAAATATAAAATAGCAAGTTTTTTTGCGGGAGTCGGCGGAATTGATTTGGGTTTTCAAGAAATAGGTGAAATTGTTTATGCAAATGAATATAATTTAAATTCAATTAAAACATATGAATTAAATTTTCCTTTAAAAGTTGATTTTAAAGATATAAAAGAAGTTGACGAAAATAAAATTCCAGATTTTGATATTATGTTAGCAGGTTTTCCGTGTCAAGCATTTTCGATTGCTGGTAAAAGGCAAGGTTTTGAAGATGAAAAAGGAAGAGGTAATTTATTTTTTGAACTAGAAAGAATATTTAAAAACAAAAAGCCAGAAATAATTTTTTTGGAAAATGTTAAAAATTTATTTTCCCATGATAAAGGCAATACATTTAAAACGATTATTAAGCATTTAGAACAAGAAAATTATTATGTAAAATATCAAATTTTAAATACCATGGAATATGGCAATATTCCTCAAAACAGAGAAAGAATTTATATTGTAGCATTTAAAAATAAAAATCATTATGACAATTTTACTTTTCCTAAAAAAGAACAATTAAAAATTACAATTAATGATATTGTTGATATAAACGAAAGAGTTAATCCTAAATATTTTTATACAGAAACAAATTTTAAATATTATGAAAATTTAAAATCACAAATAGTAAAATTTAATACCGTTTATCAATGAAGAAGACAATATGTGAGAGAAAATAAATCATCAGTTTGTCCGACTTTAACAGCAAATATGGGAACTGGCGGTCATAATGTTCCTTTAATTTTAACTAATTATGGAATTAGAAAATTAACTCCTAAAGAGTGTTTTTTGTTTCAAGGATTTGATAAAAATTATAAATTAGCAAACATAGCAGATTCTCATTTATATAAGCAGGCGGGTAATTCAGTTTCAGTTTCGGTAATAAAAAAAATCGCTAGCGAGATTGAAAAAGTTATTAAAATGCATTCTTAA